A window of Hymenobacter aerilatus contains these coding sequences:
- a CDS encoding glycosyltransferase, with protein sequence MIWLTVYFACWFVLLGLSVLSLAWRRGSPPQPLPDALPRVSILIAARNEEAALGRCLHAIRQLRYPVHLVEVLVGDDGSTDRTRAVAEAAMQGYAGSFRCLAITEALGQARGKANVLAHLTRAATTDYFFITDADIAVPPTWLTGLLAHAALGVGTITGLTLVQGPRLFHQLQGLDWLTSLGLVQVVSDWGVAVTAMGNNMLVTRAAYQATGGYETLPFSVTEDYALFKATVQQGFGHRILFRPEVLAESLPQPTLPALLHQRRRWLRGVEQLPWWLQANLLLYSGFYPALAILCWLAGPASALSVWAAKLLMQAALTLVCYRRAGRQAPLLLLPAFELYTLLLAVGLLGFRLLPLPFVWKGRRYTR encoded by the coding sequence ATGATATGGCTGACGGTCTACTTCGCTTGCTGGTTTGTGCTTCTGGGACTGTCGGTGCTGTCGTTGGCGTGGCGGCGCGGGAGCCCGCCCCAACCCCTGCCCGACGCGCTGCCCCGCGTGAGCATTCTCATTGCCGCCCGCAACGAGGAAGCGGCGCTGGGCCGATGCCTGCACGCCATCCGACAGCTGCGCTACCCCGTGCACTTGGTAGAGGTGCTGGTGGGCGATGATGGCAGCACCGACCGCACCCGCGCCGTGGCTGAGGCTGCCATGCAGGGCTACGCAGGCAGCTTTCGGTGTCTCGCCATTACTGAGGCACTGGGGCAGGCCCGTGGCAAAGCCAATGTGCTGGCCCACCTCACCCGCGCCGCCACCACCGACTATTTCTTCATCACCGACGCCGACATTGCCGTGCCGCCCACCTGGCTCACGGGACTGCTGGCGCACGCCGCGCTGGGGGTAGGCACCATCACGGGCCTCACGCTGGTGCAGGGGCCGCGCCTGTTCCACCAGCTACAGGGCCTGGACTGGCTTACTTCCCTAGGCCTGGTGCAGGTGGTATCCGATTGGGGCGTGGCCGTCACGGCTATGGGCAACAACATGCTGGTGACCCGTGCCGCCTACCAGGCCACCGGCGGCTACGAAACGCTACCCTTTTCCGTCACCGAAGACTATGCCCTGTTTAAGGCCACTGTGCAACAGGGCTTTGGGCATCGTATCCTGTTTCGGCCCGAGGTGCTGGCCGAGTCGCTGCCGCAGCCCACGCTGCCAGCGCTGCTGCACCAACGGCGGCGGTGGTTGCGTGGGGTAGAGCAACTGCCGTGGTGGTTACAAGCCAACCTGCTACTGTACAGCGGTTTCTATCCGGCACTGGCAATTCTTTGCTGGCTAGCCGGACCAGCTTCCGCTCTTAGCGTGTGGGCAGCCAAGTTGCTGATGCAGGCGGCCCTGACGCTAGTGTGCTACCGCCGCGCCGGGCGCCAAGCGCCCCTGTTGCTACTGCCAGCATTCGAATTGTACACGCTGCTGCTGGCGGTTGGCCTGCTGGGCTTTCGACTGCTGCCGTTGCCGTTTGTGTGGAAGGGTAGGCGCTACACTCGCTAA
- a CDS encoding GAF domain-containing protein has translation MLPISPFLIPPDDAARLVTLRRYAIHRFLDEKVFNELVSLAARIFSLPISLIALVDETEVEYIANYGMPGNDVQSRQEALCATAILRNSAVVYKDLLADNEPFITPQAAQAAQQNNIRFYAAAPLRMPDRCNIGTLCIIDYHPRTLIAAEQHLLEHLADVVSHALVVRRQCQDRGAAGELHWQTIRAHLAAEIQGLTALVRYMLTRYGVQVPLSNEVLTQIERRLPDLHEVLRPVSESRVGG, from the coding sequence ATGCTGCCTATCTCTCCTTTCCTGATTCCGCCTGACGATGCTGCCCGCCTCGTTACACTCCGGCGTTATGCTATTCATCGGTTTTTAGATGAGAAGGTATTTAATGAGCTGGTGTCTTTAGCGGCGCGCATCTTCAGCCTGCCTATTTCCCTCATTGCCCTTGTCGACGAGACTGAGGTAGAATACATAGCGAACTATGGTATGCCCGGCAACGACGTGCAGTCGCGGCAGGAAGCGCTGTGCGCCACGGCTATTCTGCGCAATAGCGCGGTAGTCTACAAAGACTTGTTGGCTGACAATGAGCCATTCATAACGCCCCAGGCGGCTCAGGCGGCGCAGCAAAACAACATTCGGTTTTATGCAGCGGCGCCACTCCGGATGCCCGACCGATGCAACATCGGCACTCTGTGCATTATCGATTATCACCCTCGTACACTTATCGCGGCCGAGCAGCACCTGCTGGAGCATTTGGCCGATGTAGTGAGCCACGCCCTCGTAGTACGTCGGCAGTGCCAGGACCGGGGCGCTGCTGGCGAGCTGCATTGGCAAACCATTCGGGCGCACCTCGCAGCTGAAATTCAAGGCTTGACAGCACTAGTGCGCTATATGCTTACGCGCTACGGCGTGCAAGTACCGCTCTCAAACGAAGTACTGACGCAAATAGAACGGCGGCTACCCGATTTGCACGAGGTGCTGAGGCCAGTGAGTGAGTCGAGGGTAGGAGGTTAG
- a CDS encoding TatD family hydrolase, with amino-acid sequence MCFVAYHLTPYFPFIVHLTDSHAHVYSEQFKPDRDEMLHRAFEAGVTTIVMPAIDHTTLDSMLETEARFPQQCFAMMGLHPTSVNQHFERELYAVEEWLGKRPFAAVGECGLDLHWDKTYFAQQQEALRVQIDLAKKHNLPLVLHTRDAFQQTADLIEAAQDGTLRGVFHCFSGSKAEADRAISLGFLLGIGGVATFKNRGADKVLPGLALSHLLLETDCPYLAPVPHRGKRNEPSYLPLIAHRVAELLGKDVAEVAEATTQNAQKLFNL; translated from the coding sequence TTGTGCTTCGTTGCTTACCATCTCACGCCTTACTTTCCTTTCATCGTGCACCTCACCGATTCTCACGCCCACGTCTACTCCGAGCAGTTTAAGCCCGACCGCGACGAGATGCTGCACCGGGCCTTCGAGGCCGGCGTCACCACCATCGTCATGCCCGCCATCGACCATACTACCCTCGATAGTATGCTCGAAACCGAGGCACGATTTCCGCAGCAGTGCTTTGCCATGATGGGCCTGCACCCTACCTCCGTGAATCAGCATTTCGAGCGTGAACTATACGCCGTGGAGGAGTGGCTGGGAAAACGGCCGTTTGCGGCAGTAGGCGAGTGCGGCCTCGATTTGCACTGGGATAAAACCTACTTTGCCCAGCAACAGGAGGCCCTGCGTGTGCAGATTGATCTGGCTAAAAAGCACAACCTGCCCCTGGTCCTGCACACCCGCGACGCCTTCCAGCAAACCGCCGACCTCATCGAAGCTGCCCAGGACGGTACGCTGCGCGGCGTGTTTCATTGCTTCTCGGGAAGTAAAGCTGAGGCTGACCGGGCCATCAGTCTGGGCTTTCTGCTCGGTATTGGCGGCGTGGCGACCTTCAAAAACAGGGGTGCCGATAAAGTCCTGCCTGGCCTCGCCCTGAGCCATCTGCTGCTGGAAACCGACTGCCCCTACCTGGCGCCGGTACCGCACCGCGGCAAGCGTAACGAGCCGTCTTATCTGCCGCTTATTGCACACCGGGTAGCCGAGCTGCTGGGAAAAGACGTGGCGGAAGTAGCCGAAGCCACCACGCAAAACGCGCAAAAGCTGTTTAATCTGTAG
- a CDS encoding asparaginase — protein sequence MDTSYFNIDTAAPATPEVSVLLIYTGGTVGMAYDADGSLVPMRFDSIMANIPELRQFRMRLSVYSLPTPIDSSNVTPTVWAELVRIIAQNYEAYDGFVILHGTDTMAYSASALSFMLENLTKPVIFTGAQLPIGRIRTDARKNLLTALQLASARHKTTEAARIPEVCIYFHNVLLRGNRAKKVESGHFDAFKSENHPPLVRAGIDLEFNDAAIRPGSVLPRKFHQHLDERVVILKLFPGISESAVRGILAIDDLRGCVLETFGSGNAPTAPWFTQALREALDRGVHMLNVSQCDEGRVQQGRYETSAHLRDLGVIGGDDITTEAAVAKLMFVLGLNQDAPTTRRLLARDLRGEISNWES from the coding sequence TTGGACACAAGCTACTTTAATATTGACACGGCCGCACCGGCTACTCCCGAGGTTTCGGTACTATTAATTTACACGGGCGGTACCGTAGGAATGGCCTACGACGCCGATGGGTCGTTGGTGCCCATGCGGTTTGATAGCATTATGGCAAATATTCCGGAGCTGCGCCAGTTTCGGATGCGCCTGTCGGTATACAGCCTGCCTACGCCCATCGACTCTTCCAACGTGACCCCCACGGTGTGGGCCGAGCTAGTGCGCATCATTGCGCAGAACTATGAGGCATACGATGGCTTCGTGATTTTGCACGGTACCGATACCATGGCGTACTCGGCCTCGGCGCTGAGTTTCATGCTGGAAAACCTGACCAAGCCAGTTATCTTCACCGGGGCCCAGCTGCCTATTGGGCGTATTCGCACCGACGCCCGCAAAAACCTGCTCACGGCGTTGCAACTGGCCTCAGCCCGCCACAAAACCACCGAGGCAGCCCGCATTCCGGAGGTGTGCATTTACTTTCACAACGTACTGCTGCGTGGTAACCGGGCCAAGAAGGTAGAGAGCGGCCACTTCGATGCGTTCAAAAGCGAAAACCACCCGCCGCTGGTGCGCGCCGGTATCGACCTGGAGTTCAATGATGCCGCCATCCGGCCTGGGTCGGTGCTACCTCGCAAGTTTCATCAGCACCTCGATGAGCGGGTCGTGATTCTGAAGCTGTTTCCGGGCATCAGCGAGTCGGCCGTGCGAGGCATTTTGGCCATCGACGACCTGCGAGGTTGCGTACTCGAAACCTTTGGTTCGGGTAATGCCCCCACGGCCCCGTGGTTTACGCAGGCCCTGCGTGAGGCCCTGGATCGGGGTGTACACATGCTCAACGTCAGCCAGTGCGACGAAGGCCGTGTGCAGCAGGGACGCTACGAAACCAGCGCCCACCTGCGCGACCTGGGCGTCATCGGCGGCGACGACATCACCACCGAGGCGGCCGTTGCCAAGCTCATGTTTGTACTAGGGCTGAATCAGGATGCTCCTACCACCCGCCGCTTGCTGGCCCGCGACCTGCGCGGCGAAATTTCCAACTGGGAATCATAG
- a CDS encoding DUF5681 domain-containing protein yields the protein MQYEQGQSGNSAGRPKGSQNKATTHARELIGAALAGLDADILRAHLLSLNGKEFIDSYVKLAQFITPKLQRTALAADDEESPVTVTLHIGGTPEQREANRQAARRLLRE from the coding sequence ATGCAGTACGAACAAGGTCAAAGCGGCAACTCTGCCGGTCGGCCAAAAGGCAGCCAGAACAAAGCTACCACCCACGCCCGGGAACTAATCGGGGCGGCCCTGGCTGGCCTTGATGCCGATATACTTCGAGCGCACCTGCTCAGCCTGAACGGCAAGGAGTTTATAGACTCGTATGTAAAGCTTGCCCAGTTTATAACCCCCAAGCTGCAGCGCACCGCCCTGGCTGCCGATGATGAGGAAAGCCCGGTAACAGTTACCCTACATATCGGCGGTACCCCGGAGCAGCGCGAAGCCAACAGACAGGCCGCCCGCCGGCTGCTCCGGGAATAG
- a CDS encoding helix-turn-helix domain-containing protein — MRENSLKAFGLTVRFYRNELRISQEELAERCGFHRTYIGQVERGERNPSLINIITLCKSLEVTLPDFFVRYQQNSDS; from the coding sequence ATGAGAGAAAACTCTCTTAAAGCCTTTGGCCTTACTGTCCGTTTCTACCGCAACGAGCTAAGAATTTCTCAGGAAGAGCTAGCTGAACGTTGTGGGTTCCATCGCACATACATAGGGCAAGTTGAGCGCGGAGAGAGAAACCCCTCGCTAATCAATATCATAACCCTGTGCAAAAGCCTGGAGGTAACCCTTCCCGATTTTTTTGTGCGCTATCAACAAAATAGTGACTCGTAG
- a CDS encoding DNA adenine methylase, whose protein sequence is MNLFGDVSGAKPFLKWAGGKRQLIPAIQQALPADFERKVTTYVEPFIGGGAVMFWMLQHYRSITTAIINDINPDLTTAYQVIKEQPEELIKQLAAMQAEYYALIGEDVRREFFDKIRAEFNTRTLDSLRNTCLLIFLNKTCFNGLYRVNSKSKFNVPFGKYEKPLICDSATIRANSHLLSRVTILTGDFSETLKHISGRAFFYFDPPYKPLSTTASFNAYVSEVFNDESQQRLANFCRTLDEQEHYWLLSNSDVKNTDADNHYFDDLYDGFNIRRIQASRNINSKGTERGKISELLISNYQGVPELI, encoded by the coding sequence ATGAATTTATTTGGAGACGTGAGCGGCGCTAAGCCTTTCTTAAAATGGGCCGGTGGTAAGCGGCAATTAATTCCAGCTATTCAGCAAGCTTTACCTGCTGACTTCGAACGCAAGGTTACTACCTATGTCGAACCATTCATTGGTGGCGGAGCCGTAATGTTTTGGATGTTGCAACATTACCGCAGCATCACGACTGCTATCATTAACGATATTAATCCTGACCTAACGACAGCCTATCAGGTTATTAAAGAGCAGCCTGAAGAACTCATTAAGCAGCTTGCAGCTATGCAAGCCGAATATTACGCTTTGATTGGCGAAGATGTACGAAGAGAATTCTTCGATAAGATTCGAGCTGAGTTTAATACACGGACTTTAGATAGCCTTCGCAACACCTGCCTACTTATTTTTTTGAATAAGACTTGTTTCAACGGCTTGTACCGTGTGAACAGCAAGAGTAAGTTCAATGTACCATTTGGCAAGTACGAAAAGCCTTTGATTTGTGACTCGGCTACCATCCGTGCCAATAGCCACCTCCTGTCGCGTGTTACTATCCTAACGGGCGATTTCTCGGAGACACTTAAGCATATTTCCGGCCGGGCTTTCTTTTATTTCGATCCGCCTTACAAACCGTTGAGTACTACAGCCTCATTCAATGCGTACGTTTCAGAGGTATTCAACGACGAAAGCCAGCAGCGCTTAGCCAATTTCTGCCGGACGCTTGACGAGCAAGAACATTACTGGTTGCTGAGTAATTCCGATGTTAAGAATACCGACGCGGACAATCATTATTTTGATGACCTATACGACGGTTTCAATATCCGACGCATTCAGGCAAGCCGTAACATCAATTCGAAGGGCACTGAGCGAGGTAAGATTAGTGAGCTGTTAATCAGTAACTATCAAGGTGTACCAGAGTTGATTTAG
- a CDS encoding DUF3987 domain-containing protein yields the protein MTLDLNALRAATPAPEPDPTKPDTSTPAQPAAGSFETNTRTYAHARDGCETPPPMLTNVDSSTRTHAYARTAPETANWTEQDTPTRAHAYARNGPRMPTLDALTWCVTQHEARHGTFPAKGGRNAWLTALAFFCNEKGVALPDFESHAAGYAAADFSADEIARTVRGIYQRGTSQHNSKPWEPPTARSNSTAGAEYGSAGRSPGGTGSGPLPAAPLNTPTISAEVYQLLPNFLQQCCQPLPTARERDVLLTGALAVLSGCFPTLEGMYRGKIIGANVYAFVVAPAASGKGALDWARRLAWPHHLAVREASQRERDGYELQLQEYEQQKRAAKAGGPLPPKPTEPPRRRLFIPADNGAANVVKTLAENNERGIICETEADTLSGALKQDFGDYSALLRKCSEHEPHQYDRKTAGTYELSRPALSVALGGTPEQVARLIPTAEDGLFSRFWFYAFESPHVWDDPFAAPAGGSLDTWFDALSVRVSEMIAAASAGRIVVRLSPTQEQRFNAAWQQWLCEGIADFGEGSGSASKRHGRACFRLCMLLTLLRCFENGEAPTDRTLTCEDADLTAALAIADVYRQHALALYERLPRPVGSAFKSASKYAGKAEQEARVQELHGQGLGVREIASQVGVHFTTVARWLRFDA from the coding sequence ATGACGTTAGATTTAAACGCCCTCCGGGCCGCTACCCCGGCACCGGAGCCCGACCCGACAAAACCCGACACATCAACGCCCGCGCAACCCGCCGCCGGGAGTTTCGAGACCAATACGCGCACGTACGCGCACGCGCGCGATGGGTGCGAAACTCCGCCGCCGATGTTGACAAATGTTGACAGTTCCACGCGCACGCACGCGTACGCGCGTACTGCTCCCGAAACTGCCAACTGGACAGAACAGGACACCCCTACGCGCGCGCACGCGTACGCGCGTAATGGTCCGAGAATGCCTACCCTCGACGCCCTTACTTGGTGCGTAACACAACATGAAGCGCGGCACGGCACCTTTCCGGCTAAGGGCGGACGCAATGCCTGGCTAACTGCTTTGGCGTTCTTCTGCAATGAAAAGGGAGTAGCCCTACCCGATTTTGAGAGCCACGCCGCCGGGTATGCCGCCGCCGATTTTTCCGCCGATGAAATAGCCCGCACCGTGCGCGGTATTTACCAGCGGGGAACCAGCCAGCACAACAGCAAACCCTGGGAGCCGCCCACGGCCCGGTCTAACTCAACCGCCGGAGCTGAGTACGGTAGCGCCGGACGTAGCCCCGGCGGCACGGGCTCCGGCCCCTTGCCGGCCGCGCCCCTCAATACCCCCACCATTTCGGCGGAAGTATACCAGCTGCTACCCAACTTCCTGCAACAGTGCTGCCAGCCCTTGCCCACAGCCCGCGAACGGGATGTGCTGTTGACCGGTGCGCTGGCCGTGCTGTCGGGCTGCTTCCCGACGCTGGAAGGGATGTACCGGGGCAAAATTATTGGGGCCAACGTGTATGCCTTTGTAGTAGCACCCGCGGCCTCCGGCAAGGGCGCGCTGGATTGGGCCCGCCGGCTGGCCTGGCCTCACCACCTGGCTGTGCGCGAAGCCAGCCAGCGGGAACGGGACGGATACGAGTTGCAGCTACAGGAATACGAGCAACAGAAGCGCGCCGCCAAAGCCGGCGGGCCGCTGCCTCCGAAACCAACAGAGCCCCCACGCCGCCGCCTCTTTATCCCAGCTGATAACGGCGCGGCCAATGTGGTAAAGACGCTGGCCGAAAACAACGAGCGGGGTATCATCTGTGAAACGGAAGCCGACACCCTAAGCGGCGCGCTAAAGCAGGATTTTGGCGATTACTCTGCTCTATTGCGCAAATGCTCCGAACATGAACCGCACCAGTACGACCGCAAAACTGCCGGCACCTATGAGTTGAGCCGGCCGGCCTTATCGGTAGCGCTGGGAGGTACGCCGGAGCAGGTGGCCCGGCTTATTCCAACTGCTGAGGATGGGTTGTTTTCGCGCTTCTGGTTTTATGCCTTTGAGTCTCCGCACGTTTGGGACGACCCATTTGCCGCGCCCGCCGGCGGCTCCCTTGATACGTGGTTTGATGCGCTGTCGGTGCGGGTATCGGAAATGATAGCCGCCGCCAGTGCGGGCCGGATAGTGGTACGCCTTAGCCCAACTCAGGAACAACGTTTCAACGCGGCCTGGCAGCAGTGGCTATGCGAAGGAATAGCGGACTTCGGGGAGGGCTCTGGTAGTGCCTCTAAACGCCACGGCCGCGCCTGTTTCCGCCTCTGCATGCTGCTGACGCTGCTACGCTGCTTTGAGAACGGGGAAGCCCCGACCGACCGTACCCTCACCTGCGAAGATGCCGACCTAACCGCTGCCCTAGCCATTGCCGATGTGTACCGGCAACACGCGCTGGCTTTGTATGAGCGACTACCCCGCCCCGTCGGCTCTGCCTTCAAATCAGCCAGCAAGTACGCCGGGAAAGCGGAGCAGGAAGCCCGGGTGCAGGAACTACACGGGCAAGGGTTGGGTGTGCGTGAAATAGCCTCACAAGTAGGCGTGCATTTTACCACCGTTGCGCGCTGGTTGCGCTTCGACGCGTAG
- a CDS encoding BT4734/BF3469 family protein, translated as MANGGPLAAETRAMDSAAVRALFSDYSPTFTRTAAELEAALHRHGYAGPLSDWLAMLQAGGLREPRRGVFGAPWEPTESREITGNYSEESDKSRYEAGINPTPVNEATPPELPADSRSKAVIADPDSTAPEPPQFSYFRGGIRSAAPYAAITPRQLWEMVHGPLFAPATTQLRQAPAGSEARAEWKKRLDYVTPAGTFAPTRANGNLVTPSGLLVLDFDHLPDVGAARTALLADPLLSPALVVLFTSPGGEGLKVILETDPTASHLDNFRVLSGYLLGSYGPELQPDPSGKDVARACFVCHDADAWLSPRFAG; from the coding sequence GTGGCTAATGGTGGACCGCTGGCTGCTGAAACCCGTGCCATGGATTCGGCCGCCGTGCGCGCGTTATTCTCTGACTACAGCCCAACCTTCACACGCACCGCCGCCGAGCTGGAAGCGGCTTTGCACCGGCACGGCTACGCGGGGCCTCTCTCCGACTGGCTAGCCATGCTCCAGGCGGGTGGCCTCCGGGAGCCGCGGCGGGGTGTATTTGGCGCACCTTGGGAGCCAACAGAAAGCAGGGAAATAACAGGGAATTATTCCGAAGAATCGGACAAAAGCAGGTATGAAGCAGGAATAAATCCGACTCCGGTTAATGAGGCCACACCGCCGGAGCTACCAGCCGATAGCAGAAGCAAAGCAGTAATAGCAGACCCGGATTCAACGGCACCGGAGCCACCCCAATTCAGCTACTTCCGGGGCGGTATTAGGAGCGCCGCCCCGTATGCGGCCATTACCCCGCGCCAACTTTGGGAAATGGTACACGGGCCTCTATTCGCGCCGGCTACAACCCAACTCCGGCAAGCACCGGCGGGTAGTGAAGCCCGCGCCGAATGGAAAAAACGACTCGACTACGTAACGCCCGCCGGCACCTTCGCTCCTACCCGTGCCAATGGCAACCTAGTTACCCCTTCGGGCCTGCTGGTGCTGGACTTTGACCATTTGCCCGACGTGGGCGCGGCCCGCACCGCCTTACTAGCTGATCCGCTGTTGAGCCCCGCGCTGGTAGTCTTGTTTACCAGCCCCGGCGGGGAAGGGCTAAAGGTTATTCTGGAAACCGACCCGACAGCTTCTCACCTTGACAACTTCCGGGTGCTATCGGGCTACCTGTTGGGCTCCTACGGGCCGGAGTTACAGCCCGACCCCAGCGGCAAAGATGTGGCCCGCGCCTGCTTTGTCTGCCACGATGCCGACGCCTGGCTAAGCCCACGCTTTGCGGGGTAA
- a CDS encoding helix-turn-helix domain-containing protein has protein sequence MQTILTSGVTYSQLLDDLRAIIRHEVSSSGPAVPTDIATGPELLTVREAAALLDICQQTVHDFARRGLITKHRLGGRVYLKRSELLASLQRQHRTAKPAGKGGTRRA, from the coding sequence ATGCAAACCATTTTAACCAGCGGAGTAACCTACTCCCAACTTTTAGACGACCTCCGGGCCATTATCCGGCATGAGGTCAGTAGCTCCGGCCCGGCCGTGCCTACCGATATAGCCACCGGGCCGGAACTGCTAACTGTGCGGGAGGCCGCCGCGCTGCTTGACATCTGCCAGCAGACCGTACACGACTTTGCTCGTCGTGGCCTAATTACGAAGCACCGCTTAGGAGGTCGTGTATATCTGAAACGGAGCGAACTGCTCGCTAGCCTGCAACGTCAGCACCGTACGGCTAAACCAGCCGGGAAAGGAGGAACGCGCCGTGCCTAA
- a CDS encoding site-specific integrase, with protein MATVSFHLKEPKADRPTAIFALLTVDRRTRIKVYTGLSIHPNQWLTKAQKALERGYPDNPAVNDALEVKGKQIEDCYASYLAEGLLPTAAQLKEAAAPKKQDATPEAAPTLTFWDYYTEWVELTRVRGKARSASVYETTGRHLRGFEKKAKYAVGFDTVTTTFNDRFTTYLLGTAGLTDNTVAKQVMTLKRFMKWAAERGYHQSIGYERLTWKRQEPDIMTLTAEEVEALEALPLPEAGYLDNARTLFLLSCYTGLRYSDLVSIRAEHLRGQTLRLTTQKTREAVTIPLQARALPIVRRMIAGEVRPITNQKLNDYLKELGERAGITELVEVIRYRGGARESHTVPKWHRLGCHTGRRTFVTLSLERGLRPELVMKITGHRDWKSFKRYVNITEQAVEREFARVYEMPSLLKIAQ; from the coding sequence ATGGCAACTGTATCCTTCCATTTGAAGGAGCCTAAGGCTGACCGCCCTACGGCTATTTTCGCGCTGCTTACTGTTGATCGGCGCACTCGGATAAAGGTTTATACCGGCCTTTCTATCCATCCTAACCAATGGCTGACTAAAGCTCAAAAAGCCTTGGAACGCGGCTACCCGGATAACCCAGCTGTTAATGATGCGCTGGAAGTCAAGGGGAAGCAGATAGAAGATTGCTACGCCTCTTATTTGGCTGAGGGGCTACTTCCGACAGCAGCTCAACTTAAAGAGGCCGCCGCGCCAAAAAAACAGGATGCAACGCCCGAAGCGGCCCCTACCCTCACCTTTTGGGACTACTATACGGAATGGGTAGAGTTGACCCGCGTACGTGGTAAGGCCCGAAGCGCCTCCGTATATGAAACCACCGGCCGGCACTTACGCGGCTTCGAGAAGAAAGCGAAGTACGCCGTAGGGTTTGACACGGTTACTACGACCTTCAATGATCGTTTCACGACTTACCTACTAGGTACTGCTGGCCTAACAGATAACACCGTAGCCAAGCAGGTAATGACGCTCAAACGCTTTATGAAGTGGGCAGCCGAACGCGGCTACCATCAAAGCATAGGGTACGAGCGGCTAACCTGGAAACGACAGGAGCCCGATATAATGACGCTTACTGCTGAGGAAGTAGAAGCGCTGGAAGCCTTGCCCCTACCCGAAGCCGGCTACCTAGACAATGCCCGTACCCTATTCCTACTGAGTTGCTATACTGGCCTCCGCTACTCCGACCTAGTAAGCATCCGGGCCGAACACTTACGCGGCCAAACCTTACGCCTCACTACTCAGAAAACGCGGGAAGCAGTAACCATCCCGCTACAGGCCCGCGCCTTGCCCATTGTGCGTCGGATGATTGCCGGTGAAGTGCGGCCAATAACCAACCAAAAGCTCAACGACTACCTAAAGGAGTTAGGAGAACGAGCCGGCATTACAGAGCTAGTAGAAGTTATCCGGTACCGGGGCGGAGCCCGTGAAAGCCATACCGTACCCAAGTGGCACCGCTTAGGCTGCCATACTGGCCGCCGTACATTCGTAACCCTAAGCCTAGAACGGGGCCTACGGCCGGAGTTGGTAATGAAGATAACCGGGCACCGGGATTGGAAGTCTTTTAAACGCTATGTGAATATTACAGAGCAAGCAGTAGAACGAGAGTTTGCCCGCGTTTATGAAATGCCTTCTTTACTTAAAATAGCTCAGTAA